A genomic region of Miscanthus floridulus cultivar M001 chromosome 3, ASM1932011v1, whole genome shotgun sequence contains the following coding sequences:
- the LOC136542979 gene encoding uncharacterized protein produces the protein MDLLPSSSMPAGVRGAAGVRGPETTRAHSRAAASLPFVAADELVKEPDGAILVLKEFSPSRAAASRLAHQPKPARPASAPTALSLAPRLAQLRFVGPAQRAGLPPRSLARWRAASCPDRVRARSPRGRPALATPAARQPRPDSTSTRAPSSAPQRCLLLIPPPALSAAEQQQQLTPARTTSSPTPPPLPRQQHTPPTPPFLDSRRQQLRLASLLRLRSLAAAVVEEFSPSRAAASRLAHQPKPVRPASAPTALSLAPRLAQLRFVGPAQRAGLPPRSLARWRAASCPDRIRARSPRGRPALATPAARQPWPDSTSTRAPSSAPQRCLLLIPPPALSAAEQQQQLMPARTTSSPPPPPLPQQQHTPPTPPFLDSRCQQLRLASLLRLRSLAAAVVERANFV, from the exons atggacctgctgccctcgtcttctatgcctgcgGGCGTCCGTGGCGCGGCGGGCGTCCGTGGCCCGGAGACCACGCGCGCACATAGCAGGGCAGCGGCGTCGCTCCCTTTTGTGGCCGCCGACGAACTCGTAAAGGAGCCCGATGGCGCCATCTTAGTTCTTAAG gaattttctccttcgcgggccgccgcctcgcgtcTGGCCcaccagccgaagccggcccggcctgcctccgcgcccacCGCCCTCTCCCTCGCCCCGCGCTTGGCCCAGCTGCGCTTcgtcggcccagcccagcgcgctggcctgcctccgcgctcgctCGCCCGTTGGCGCGCCGCGTCGTGTCCCGACCGCGTCAGGGCGcgctcgccgcgtggccgccctGCGCTGGcaacgcccgccgcgcggcagccacggcctgacTCCACCTCCACGCGCGCGCCTTCTTCTGCCCCGCAGCGCTGCCTCCTCCTCATTCCTCCTCCCGCTCTCTCAGCCGcagagcaacagcagcagctcaCGCCCGCGCGCACCACGAGctcgccaacgccgccgccgctgcctcgacagcagcatacccctcccaCGCCTCCATTCCTCGATTCAcgccgccagcagctccgcctagcCTCCCTGCTTCGCTTGCGTTCGCTTGCAGCTGCCGTCGTCGAG gaattttctccttcgcgggccgccgcctcgcgtcTGGCCCACCAGCCGAAGCCGgtccggcctgcctccgcgcccacCGCCCTCTCCCTCGCCCCGCGCTTGGCCCAGCTGCGCTTcgtcggcccagcccagcgcgctggcctgcctccgcgctcgctCGCCCGCTGGCGCGCCGCGTCGTGTCCCGACCGCATCAGGGCGcgctcgccgcgtggccgccctGCGCTGGcaacgcccgccgcgcggcagccatggCCTGACTCCACCTCCACGCGCGCGCCTTCTTCTGCCCCGCAGCGCTGCCTCCTCCTCATTCCTCCTCCCGCTCTCTCAGCCGcagagcaacagcagcagctcatgCCCGCGCGCACCacgagctcgccaccgccgccgccgctgcctcaacagcagcatacccctcccaCGCCTCCATTCCTCGATTCACgctgccagcagctccgcctagcCTCCCTGCTTCGCTTGCGTTCGCTTGCAGCTGCCGTCGTCGAG agagcaaactttgtataa